Proteins encoded by one window of Kribbella flavida DSM 17836:
- a CDS encoding energy-coupling factor ABC transporter ATP-binding protein — protein sequence MSGPSIHVERLVFAYPDGRQALFGVDFTVQRGERVALLGPNGAGKTTLVLHLNGILGSVAGGTGSGRIQVGGTDLHREHLPAIRRKVGLVFQDPDDQLFMPTVRDDVAFGPANLGLRGAELRDRVHEALVQVGMQDHADVAPHHLSFGQRRRVAVATVLAMRPEVLVLDEPSSNLDPASRRELADILSGLDVTLLMITHDLPYALQLCERSLLMDDGRIVADGKTRDLLADQALMAAHRLELPYGFDPLSVPGPER from the coding sequence GTGAGCGGTCCTTCGATCCACGTCGAGCGTCTGGTCTTCGCCTACCCCGACGGCCGGCAGGCGTTGTTCGGGGTGGACTTCACCGTGCAGCGCGGGGAGCGGGTCGCTTTGCTCGGTCCGAACGGCGCGGGCAAGACGACGTTGGTCCTGCACCTGAACGGCATTCTCGGTTCGGTGGCCGGTGGCACCGGCAGCGGGCGCATCCAGGTCGGGGGCACCGACCTGCACCGCGAGCACCTGCCCGCGATCCGGCGCAAGGTCGGGCTGGTGTTCCAGGATCCCGACGACCAGCTGTTCATGCCGACCGTGCGCGACGACGTCGCCTTCGGGCCGGCGAACCTCGGGCTGCGTGGCGCGGAACTGCGGGACCGGGTGCACGAGGCACTGGTCCAGGTCGGCATGCAGGACCACGCGGACGTCGCACCGCATCATCTGTCGTTCGGTCAGCGTCGCCGGGTCGCCGTCGCCACCGTGCTCGCGATGCGCCCGGAGGTGCTCGTGCTCGACGAGCCGTCGAGCAACCTCGACCCGGCCAGCCGGCGCGAGCTCGCCGACATCCTGTCCGGCCTGGACGTCACGCTGCTGATGATCACCCACGACCTGCCGTACGCCCTGCAGTTGTGCGAGCGCAGCCTGCTGATGGACGACGGCCGCATCGTCGCCGACGGCAAGACCCGCGACCTGCTGGCCGACCAGGCGCTGATGGCCGCTCACCGCCTCGAACTGCCCTACGGCTTCGACCCGCTCTCGGTCCCTGGCCCCGAGCGCTGA
- a CDS encoding SGNH/GDSL hydrolase family protein, with protein sequence MKSLAAVLSAAVVGATALFSPTVAQAAAPDYVALGDSYASGVGTRTYLADSGACQRSTKAYPYVDAARIGANLTFVACSGARVADVTANQLGPLNSGIEFVTLQVGGNDAGFSSVITECAKPAWLANCDGAINTAQATINNTLPGRLTTLYATVRSRATAAKIVVVGYPRLFNGTDCNAGTFFSAAEMTRLNQTADLLNAKIGAAAGAAGFPFVNPTSAFIGHAVCGSPEWINGLSNPVSESYHPNTAGQAGYANLVGPQLT encoded by the coding sequence ATGAAGTCCCTCGCCGCTGTGCTCAGTGCCGCCGTCGTCGGCGCGACGGCCCTGTTCAGCCCCACCGTCGCCCAGGCGGCGGCTCCCGACTACGTCGCGCTCGGCGACTCCTACGCCTCCGGTGTCGGCACCCGCACCTACCTGGCCGACAGCGGTGCCTGCCAGCGCTCAACCAAGGCCTACCCGTACGTCGACGCCGCCCGGATCGGCGCCAACCTCACCTTCGTCGCGTGCTCCGGTGCCCGGGTCGCCGACGTCACCGCGAACCAGCTCGGCCCGCTGAACAGCGGCATCGAGTTCGTCACCCTGCAGGTCGGCGGCAACGACGCGGGCTTCTCGTCGGTGATCACCGAGTGCGCCAAGCCGGCCTGGCTGGCCAACTGCGACGGGGCGATCAACACCGCGCAGGCCACCATCAACAACACGCTGCCCGGCCGGCTGACCACGCTCTACGCGACGGTCCGCAGCCGGGCCACCGCCGCGAAGATCGTCGTGGTCGGCTACCCCCGGCTGTTCAACGGCACCGACTGCAACGCCGGCACCTTCTTCAGCGCCGCCGAGATGACCCGGCTGAACCAGACCGCCGACCTGCTCAACGCCAAGATCGGCGCTGCCGCGGGCGCGGCCGGATTCCCGTTCGTGAACCCGACCTCGGCGTTCATCGGCCATGCCGTCTGCGGTAGCCCGGAGTGGATCAACGGCCTGTCGAACCCGGTCAGCGAGTCCTACCACCCGAACACCGCCGGCCAGGCCGGGTACGCCAACCTGGTCGGCCCGCAGCTGACTTGA
- a CDS encoding DUF998 domain-containing protein → MNTTTAGFPTPSTAGAAHAAGSAQPSPARTLLGLGVLAGPLNLVVVTAQALTRDGFDPRKHAGSMLTLGDLGWIQSANFVVTGVLVVLGALGLRRSGALGSTWAPRLLTVFGLGTVAAGLLLPDPALGFPAGTPDGQPVAMSWHGVAHFAAGGIGFLAFVIACVAIGRRFAATCRRGRAVASYATGVLFLAAFAGIASGSAGAGVTLAFWAAIVLAWTWLAATLQHVRRTA, encoded by the coding sequence ATGAACACCACCACCGCAGGCTTCCCCACCCCGTCGACCGCCGGTGCTGCGCACGCCGCGGGGTCAGCACAGCCGTCGCCGGCCAGGACGTTGCTCGGACTCGGCGTGCTCGCCGGGCCGCTGAACCTCGTGGTCGTGACCGCCCAGGCGCTCACCCGCGACGGGTTCGACCCCCGCAAGCACGCCGGCAGCATGCTGACGCTCGGCGATCTCGGCTGGATCCAGAGCGCCAACTTCGTCGTCACCGGCGTCCTTGTCGTCCTCGGCGCGCTCGGGCTGCGGCGCAGTGGCGCGCTGGGCAGCACGTGGGCACCTCGGCTGCTGACGGTCTTCGGTCTCGGCACAGTGGCGGCCGGCCTTCTCCTGCCGGACCCGGCGCTCGGCTTCCCGGCCGGAACCCCCGACGGTCAGCCCGTCGCGATGAGCTGGCACGGCGTCGCCCACTTCGCCGCCGGTGGGATCGGCTTCCTCGCCTTCGTGATCGCCTGCGTCGCGATCGGCCGCCGCTTCGCCGCGACCTGCCGGCGCGGTCGGGCAGTCGCCTCGTACGCCACCGGTGTGCTGTTCCTGGCCGCGTTCGCCGGCATCGCGTCCGGTTCCGCGGGCGCCGGGGTCACACTCGCCTTCTGGGCTGCGATCGTGCTCGCCTGGACCTGGCTCGCGGCGACGCTGCAGCACGTCCGGCGTACGGCGTGA
- a CDS encoding MFS transporter: MTARTAGATTAPPTLWANRDFRRFWCGETLSLLGNQVTTLALPLTALQVFGASDEEVGLLRFLQLLPYLGLALIFGVWVDRARRRRVMLGANLTRLVLLAAIPVLHWLDLLTLPTLLLMATAVGVASVLFDVSWMAYVPVLVREPKQYVEASAKLGMSSSATDVAGPGLAGLLIGWLTAPVALVVDACSYAVSVVTLLLIRTPEPVPAKQRRHAGRELREGVRWVFGRPLLRALALIGFCCNFSMVTVWTMFLLYGSQDLRLSARTLGFVFACASVGGLVGAVVAQRVIARFPLGRVYLVAQSTLLLGPALIPLAAGPRPLLIATIIVSFSLTYLGLGVAGVIIVSLRQTTTPQALMGRMTAVFRTLLFGGGALGGLAAGLLSAALGGRGALTVAAIASALVVPALLLSPVVRLRTFPDPPPAVDQPVPA, from the coding sequence ATGACCGCACGAACCGCCGGGGCAACCACTGCCCCGCCGACGCTGTGGGCCAACCGGGACTTCCGCCGGTTCTGGTGCGGCGAGACGCTGTCGCTGCTCGGGAACCAGGTCACCACGCTCGCACTGCCGCTGACCGCACTGCAGGTCTTCGGCGCCTCCGACGAGGAGGTCGGCCTGCTGCGGTTCCTGCAACTGCTGCCCTATCTCGGGCTCGCGCTGATCTTCGGCGTCTGGGTGGACCGGGCGCGGCGCCGGCGAGTGATGCTCGGCGCCAATCTCACCCGGCTGGTCCTGCTCGCCGCGATTCCGGTGCTGCACTGGCTCGACCTGCTGACCCTGCCCACTCTGTTGCTGATGGCCACCGCCGTCGGCGTTGCGTCGGTGCTGTTCGACGTGAGCTGGATGGCGTACGTGCCGGTGCTGGTGCGGGAGCCGAAGCAGTACGTCGAGGCGAGCGCGAAGCTCGGCATGAGCTCGTCCGCGACGGACGTCGCCGGTCCCGGCCTGGCCGGTCTGCTGATCGGCTGGCTGACCGCGCCGGTCGCGCTCGTCGTCGACGCCTGCTCGTACGCCGTGTCGGTGGTGACGCTGCTGCTGATCCGTACGCCGGAGCCGGTCCCGGCGAAGCAGCGCCGGCACGCCGGTCGTGAACTGCGCGAGGGGGTGCGCTGGGTGTTCGGGCGGCCGCTGCTGCGGGCGCTCGCGCTGATCGGGTTCTGCTGCAACTTCTCGATGGTCACGGTCTGGACGATGTTCCTGCTCTACGGCAGCCAGGACCTGCGGCTCAGCGCCCGGACCCTCGGCTTCGTGTTCGCCTGTGCCTCGGTCGGCGGCCTGGTCGGGGCGGTCGTCGCGCAACGGGTGATCGCCCGGTTCCCGCTCGGCCGGGTGTACCTGGTCGCGCAGTCGACGTTGCTGCTCGGGCCGGCGCTGATCCCCCTGGCTGCCGGGCCGAGGCCGTTGCTGATCGCCACGATCATCGTCTCGTTCTCCCTGACCTACCTCGGTCTCGGAGTGGCCGGCGTGATCATCGTGAGCCTGCGCCAGACGACGACTCCGCAGGCGCTCATGGGCCGGATGACCGCGGTGTTCCGTACGTTGCTGTTCGGTGGCGGCGCGCTCGGCGGACTGGCCGCGGGTCTGCTGTCCGCGGCGCTCGGCGGCCGAGGCGCGTTGACGGTCGCCGCCATCGCCTCGGCCCTGGTCGTGCCGGCGCTGCTGCTGTCTCCGGTGGTCCGGCTGCGGACGTTCCCGGATCCGCCACCGGCGGTCGACCAGCCGGTCCCGGCCTGA
- a CDS encoding M4 family metallopeptidase, giving the protein MKARTWLTGLAVGAVSLSLTVPGVANSAPAQDQATAASPEVRTVGTPKAGGAGLVTKRDATGRAHSVRPATPLKAPASVSTKAGRSATSKPDAVAVAKAQVTQVAPYFGARPADLVPDTSTLNEYGSQVRFQQVIDGVEVFGGEIVTTLDKSGALEAANGEVALATYGNFPAADKADAARTTAQAAALKAVATRGKLDAGKLTAKLKGPRWFDLSLMTRQPGSVAIPVYLYDVTGPGDTRWQAMVHASAGQALLAWDLTEHINRVVCDANRAIIQTGGEDVRCGKAFAPTRTEGQAPSGVVDVDQIYEYFGDTSDTFASIGTDLTELIGVDYGDGQGKALRGTVRICVDGACPFANAFWNGEQMAFGEGVSTDDITGHELAHGVTQHTSALAYLWEAGAINEAFSDIFGEFVDLTNGSKDDTAANRWQMGEGSSLGVIRSMSDPTQFGHPDRMRSAHWFDDEFFQDNGGVHLNSGVGNKAAYLIADGGAFNGQKLLGIGLARSQVLWHETQKVLTSGADYGDLAEGLRASCAKLAKKKKSGMTKADCAQVELAIKATEMDFEPAIGKPAQAPVCDTVGAKTKNLFKTSFASYPDGKIVRGEGWVLGKAEGLEGSMVDTSYSQDGDDSMLGVVTDPEGSISLQTANGTKIKKPKTYLRFTHAYNFYNVFIIFGVRTGTATLEYSDNGGATWKDSAGLSWKNGPTVDPNFAGEPAAWHGNSGGWETSRLDLSEFTGKQLKFRWTGHGKDFADLIPGNWWLDNATVYTCSK; this is encoded by the coding sequence GTGAAAGCTCGCACCTGGCTGACCGGCTTAGCAGTCGGCGCAGTCTCACTCAGCCTCACGGTGCCGGGAGTGGCCAACAGCGCCCCGGCTCAGGACCAGGCCACCGCCGCGAGTCCCGAGGTTCGCACCGTCGGGACGCCGAAGGCCGGCGGCGCCGGTCTGGTCACCAAGCGCGACGCCACCGGCCGCGCCCACTCCGTCCGTCCGGCCACTCCACTGAAGGCGCCCGCGTCGGTGAGCACGAAGGCCGGCCGGTCCGCCACCAGCAAGCCCGACGCCGTGGCTGTCGCCAAGGCCCAGGTCACCCAGGTCGCACCGTACTTCGGCGCCCGCCCGGCCGACCTGGTGCCGGACACGAGCACCCTGAACGAGTACGGCTCGCAGGTCCGTTTCCAGCAGGTCATCGACGGCGTCGAGGTGTTCGGCGGGGAGATCGTCACCACCCTGGACAAGTCCGGCGCCCTGGAAGCCGCGAACGGTGAGGTCGCGCTCGCGACGTACGGCAACTTCCCGGCCGCCGACAAGGCCGACGCGGCCAGGACCACCGCGCAGGCGGCCGCCCTCAAGGCTGTCGCGACCCGCGGCAAGCTGGATGCCGGCAAGCTGACCGCGAAGCTGAAGGGTCCGCGCTGGTTCGACCTCAGCCTGATGACCCGCCAGCCGGGCTCGGTCGCCATCCCGGTCTACCTGTACGACGTGACCGGCCCGGGCGACACCCGGTGGCAGGCGATGGTGCACGCGTCGGCCGGTCAGGCGCTGCTCGCCTGGGACCTGACCGAGCACATCAACCGGGTGGTCTGTGACGCGAACCGCGCGATCATCCAGACCGGCGGCGAGGACGTCCGCTGCGGCAAGGCCTTCGCGCCCACCCGCACCGAGGGCCAGGCGCCGTCCGGCGTCGTGGACGTCGACCAGATCTACGAGTACTTCGGCGACACCTCCGACACCTTCGCCTCGATCGGCACGGATCTGACCGAGCTGATCGGCGTCGACTACGGCGACGGCCAGGGCAAGGCGCTGCGCGGCACGGTCCGGATCTGCGTCGACGGCGCGTGCCCGTTCGCCAACGCGTTCTGGAACGGCGAGCAGATGGCCTTCGGCGAGGGGGTCAGCACCGACGACATCACCGGTCACGAACTGGCGCACGGTGTCACCCAGCACACCTCGGCCCTGGCCTACCTGTGGGAGGCGGGCGCGATCAACGAGGCGTTCTCCGACATCTTCGGCGAGTTCGTCGACCTGACCAACGGCAGCAAGGACGACACCGCGGCGAACCGCTGGCAGATGGGCGAGGGCTCCAGCCTCGGCGTGATCCGCAGCATGTCCGACCCGACCCAGTTCGGTCACCCGGACCGGATGCGCAGCGCCCACTGGTTCGACGACGAGTTCTTCCAGGACAACGGCGGCGTGCACCTGAACTCCGGCGTCGGCAACAAGGCGGCGTACCTGATCGCCGACGGCGGTGCCTTCAACGGGCAGAAGCTGCTCGGCATCGGCCTGGCCCGCTCGCAGGTGCTGTGGCACGAGACCCAGAAGGTGCTCACCAGCGGAGCCGACTACGGCGACCTGGCCGAAGGCCTGCGCGCCAGCTGCGCCAAGCTCGCCAAGAAAAAGAAGTCGGGCATGACCAAGGCCGACTGCGCCCAGGTCGAGCTCGCGATCAAGGCCACCGAGATGGACTTCGAGCCGGCCATCGGCAAGCCCGCGCAGGCCCCGGTCTGCGACACCGTTGGCGCGAAGACGAAGAACCTGTTCAAGACCAGCTTCGCGTCGTACCCCGACGGCAAGATCGTGCGCGGTGAGGGCTGGGTGCTCGGCAAGGCCGAGGGCCTCGAGGGCTCGATGGTCGACACGTCGTACTCGCAGGACGGCGACGACTCGATGCTCGGCGTGGTGACCGACCCGGAGGGCTCGATCAGTCTGCAGACCGCGAACGGCACCAAGATCAAGAAGCCGAAGACGTACCTGCGGTTCACCCACGCGTACAACTTCTACAACGTGTTCATCATCTTCGGCGTCCGGACCGGCACGGCCACCCTGGAGTACTCCGACAACGGTGGCGCGACCTGGAAGGACAGCGCTGGGCTGAGCTGGAAGAACGGGCCGACCGTCGACCCGAACTTCGCCGGCGAGCCGGCCGCCTGGCACGGCAACTCCGGGGGCTGGGAGACCAGCCGGCTGGACCTGTCGGAGTTCACCGGCAAGCAGCTGAAGTTCCGCTGGACCGGGCACGGCAAGGACTTCGCCGACCTGATCCCGGGCAACTGGTGGCTGGACAACGCCACTGTCTACACCTGCTCGAAGTGA
- a CDS encoding aminotransferase class V-fold PLP-dependent enzyme — MRENTSATATTPEPLLDLEALRADTPGTAQVVHFNNAGCGLLATPVLNAVLQHLELEAQIGGYEAAAARTDQVRSFYTELAELLNCAPGNVAFAGSATHAYATALSAIPFERGDVILATRNDFISNQLAFLSLRRRFGVEIVHAPDLPEGGVDVEAMAALMRSRRPRLVAATHIPTNSGLVQPIEQIGRHCRELELLYLVDACQSVGQLPLDVARIGCDFLTGTCRKFLRGPRATGFLFVSDRVLAAGYEPLFIDMHGARWTTPGNYTPSPTASRFEEWEFPYAAVIGSAEAVRYARRVGLDPISRRTPDLAARLRNQLDALPGVRALDRGRRLGALVTVAVEGRQPQEFKAALDARRINSALSFREFAQYDFGDKDVDWCVRLSPHYYNTEDEVEQVVAAFRELTR; from the coding sequence ATGAGAGAGAACACTAGCGCTACTGCGACCACTCCGGAACCGCTACTGGACCTGGAAGCTCTGCGCGCCGACACTCCTGGTACAGCTCAGGTCGTTCACTTCAACAACGCCGGCTGCGGGCTGCTCGCCACCCCGGTCCTGAACGCCGTCCTGCAGCACCTCGAGCTGGAGGCACAGATCGGCGGCTACGAGGCGGCGGCCGCGCGGACCGACCAGGTCCGGAGCTTCTACACCGAACTCGCGGAGCTGCTCAACTGCGCTCCCGGCAACGTCGCCTTCGCCGGCAGTGCCACCCACGCGTACGCGACCGCGCTGTCCGCGATCCCGTTCGAGCGGGGCGACGTCATCCTCGCCACCCGGAACGACTTCATCTCCAACCAGCTCGCGTTCCTGTCGCTGCGCCGCCGGTTCGGGGTCGAGATCGTGCACGCGCCGGATCTGCCGGAAGGCGGCGTCGACGTCGAGGCGATGGCGGCGCTGATGCGTTCCCGCCGCCCCCGGCTGGTCGCGGCCACCCACATCCCGACCAACTCCGGGCTCGTTCAGCCGATCGAGCAGATCGGGCGGCACTGCCGCGAGCTGGAGCTGCTGTACCTCGTCGACGCCTGCCAGTCGGTCGGCCAGCTCCCGCTCGACGTGGCCCGGATCGGCTGCGACTTTCTCACCGGGACCTGCCGCAAGTTCCTGCGAGGACCACGGGCCACCGGGTTCCTGTTCGTCTCCGACCGTGTGCTCGCGGCCGGGTACGAGCCGCTGTTCATCGACATGCACGGCGCTCGCTGGACCACGCCCGGGAACTACACCCCGAGCCCGACGGCCAGCCGCTTCGAGGAGTGGGAGTTCCCGTACGCCGCGGTGATCGGCAGCGCGGAAGCCGTTCGGTACGCCCGCCGGGTCGGCCTGGACCCGATCTCCCGCCGTACTCCGGATCTGGCGGCGCGGCTGCGGAACCAGCTGGACGCGCTGCCCGGCGTACGGGCGCTGGATCGGGGCCGGCGGCTCGGCGCGCTCGTCACCGTCGCCGTCGAGGGACGGCAGCCGCAGGAGTTCAAGGCGGCGCTGGACGCCCGGCGCATCAACTCCGCGCTGAGCTTTCGAGAATTCGCGCAGTACGACTTCGGGGACAAGGACGTCGACTGGTGCGTGCGGCTCTCACCGCACTACTACAACACCGAGGACGAGGTCGAGCAGGTGGTCGCCGCGTTCCGCGAGCTGACCCGATGA
- a CDS encoding NAD(P)H-binding protein, with product MIMVTGANGQLASLTLHALAERHIPAVGGSRSPADGQRRLDFDDPASLDLAGVSTLVLVSAGYAEDDQVVARHRAVLDAAVRDRVGHVVYTSLVGDGDHLAIAPAHRATELLIKASGLGWTILRNGLYAELFGALLGWTTDGLESAFGDGALAAVARADLAAAAAAVAGDPAAHAGKTYDLVGEPITAADVAEKLGVEHRAVGLGEYRARLLADDSLLPFQPPMLASIATSVRHGFLSNTSSDLAHLLGRPLTDSLSVATRTAAALRPAAR from the coding sequence ATGATCATGGTCACCGGCGCGAACGGACAGCTCGCCTCCCTCACGCTGCACGCGTTGGCCGAGCGCCACATCCCCGCCGTGGGTGGGAGCCGATCGCCGGCTGACGGGCAGCGACGCCTCGACTTCGACGACCCCGCGAGCCTCGACCTCGCCGGTGTTTCGACGCTGGTCCTGGTCTCGGCGGGGTACGCCGAGGATGACCAGGTGGTCGCCCGCCACCGCGCCGTTCTCGACGCTGCGGTGCGCGACCGTGTCGGTCACGTCGTCTACACGAGCCTGGTCGGTGACGGTGACCACCTCGCCATCGCGCCCGCCCACCGGGCGACCGAGCTGCTGATCAAGGCCAGCGGGCTCGGGTGGACGATCCTGCGCAACGGGCTCTATGCCGAACTGTTCGGAGCGCTGCTGGGGTGGACCACCGACGGCCTGGAATCAGCGTTCGGCGACGGAGCGCTCGCTGCCGTGGCGCGGGCGGACCTGGCCGCGGCCGCAGCCGCCGTGGCCGGCGATCCGGCCGCGCACGCCGGCAAGACCTACGACCTGGTGGGTGAACCGATCACCGCGGCCGACGTCGCCGAGAAGTTGGGAGTCGAGCACCGAGCTGTCGGGCTGGGCGAGTACCGTGCCCGGCTGCTCGCCGACGACTCTCTGCTGCCGTTCCAGCCGCCGATGCTCGCCTCGATCGCGACCAGCGTTCGCCACGGGTTCCTCAGCAACACCAGTTCCGACCTGGCGCACCTGCTCGGTCGACCACTCACCGACTCGCTCAGCGTCGCGACTCGGACCGCGGCCGCGCTGCGCCCCGCCGCCCGCTGA
- a CDS encoding SRPBCC family protein → MSETLTTENGRTVLRMERRLAHPPEKVWRALTDPAELAHWYPALVEADLRLDGRIVFTFADGEDDFVDDPDNTGVIRAYDPPRLLEFTWGSEVQRWEVTPTAEGCVLALTSTYDDRASSASLTSGWILCLDALDKALGGSAVPREHYSVLHEHFVKQFGLDDGELRDDGSLRFERQLTAPKEEVWSRLAGGAEPAAGSLPPVGFVAKGIDPGPATEAAEPARLSYPWQHGTVTWKLRDGNGGARLVVTLTGPAAEHRAAWRELIESLAAEVVTRS, encoded by the coding sequence ATGAGTGAAACGCTGACGACCGAGAACGGCCGGACCGTGCTGCGGATGGAGCGCCGGCTGGCGCATCCGCCGGAGAAGGTCTGGCGCGCCCTGACCGATCCGGCCGAGCTGGCGCACTGGTACCCGGCGCTGGTGGAGGCTGACCTGCGGCTCGACGGGCGGATCGTGTTCACCTTCGCCGACGGCGAGGACGACTTCGTCGACGATCCGGACAACACCGGCGTGATCCGCGCCTACGATCCGCCGCGGCTGCTGGAGTTCACCTGGGGGAGCGAGGTGCAGCGCTGGGAAGTGACGCCGACGGCCGAGGGCTGCGTGCTCGCGCTGACCTCGACCTACGACGACCGCGCGAGCTCGGCCAGCCTCACCAGCGGCTGGATCCTGTGCCTGGACGCGCTCGACAAGGCACTCGGCGGAAGTGCGGTACCGCGTGAGCACTACTCCGTTCTGCACGAGCACTTCGTGAAGCAGTTCGGGCTGGACGACGGCGAGCTGCGCGACGACGGCTCGCTGCGCTTCGAGCGGCAACTGACCGCGCCGAAGGAGGAAGTCTGGTCCCGGCTGGCCGGCGGCGCCGAGCCGGCTGCCGGATCACTCCCGCCGGTGGGGTTTGTTGCCAAGGGCATTGATCCGGGGCCGGCGACCGAGGCGGCCGAACCGGCCCGGCTGAGCTATCCGTGGCAGCACGGCACGGTCACCTGGAAGCTGCGCGACGGCAACGGCGGAGCTCGGCTGGTCGTGACCCTGACCGGACCTGCCGCGGAGCACCGTGCCGCGTGGCGCGAGCTGATCGAGTCGCTGGCGGCCGAGGTGGTCACCAGGAGCTGA
- a CDS encoding winged helix-turn-helix transcriptional regulator codes for MSVTHTGVTAGAAELEPCGQPDHPDCGIRDVLDRVGDKWSVLVVVELANGPRRFRELQRAIDGISQRMLTLTVRRLERDGLVHRTVYPTVPAQVDYRLTETGVSLTHLVKALADWSLEHRADIARARESYDLDHPDTEIR; via the coding sequence GTGTCAGTGACGCACACTGGTGTAACCGCTGGAGCCGCCGAGCTCGAGCCGTGCGGACAGCCCGACCACCCCGACTGCGGGATCCGTGACGTGCTCGACCGGGTCGGCGACAAGTGGTCGGTGCTCGTCGTGGTCGAGCTCGCCAACGGGCCGCGGCGCTTCCGGGAGCTCCAGCGCGCCATTGACGGGATCTCCCAGCGCATGCTGACCCTGACGGTGCGCCGCCTCGAGCGAGACGGCCTCGTCCACCGGACCGTCTACCCGACCGTGCCGGCTCAGGTCGACTATCGGCTCACCGAGACCGGCGTCAGCCTGACTCACCTGGTCAAAGCACTCGCCGATTGGTCGCTCGAGCACCGCGCCGACATCGCGCGGGCCCGCGAGTCCTACGACCTCGACCACCCGGACACCGAGATCCGCTGA
- a CDS encoding PLP-dependent aminotransferase family protein, with amino-acid sequence MNERSTTDRLIDGLRAVVQRSAPGEKLPSSRELVDRYRVGPGTVARVIAQLAAEGVVETRPGSGTFVATPARHAAALPDFGWQTVALADRAVDPGRPLDNAWPPGTIRLDGGYLHQSLQPVRALSSALARAARRPDAWDRAPVNGLQSLRAVFAAWCGPSVAPDDVLVTGGGQSALSIAFRAIAAPGSPVLVESPTYPGALAAARAAGLRPVPVPTDAEGLRPDLLAEAFARSGARVLYCQPTYQNPTGAVLSADRRRQVVEVARAAGAFVIEDDFARFLGHGGPVAPPGPLLSDDRDGTVVLVTSLTKPAAPSLRIGALVARGPVRERLRAIRQVDDFFVPRPLQEAALELISSPAWERHLKTLATALRQRCHTVVTALAEQRPDWAVDHLPAGGLHIWVRIQTDDPAVAEAARDLGVAVSAGSRYFAAERPGSWLRLNFAATADLTDLVTAAHRLAPASPLR; translated from the coding sequence ATGAACGAGCGTAGCACTACTGACCGGCTGATCGACGGGCTGCGCGCCGTCGTTCAGCGCTCGGCGCCCGGAGAGAAGCTGCCGAGCAGCCGGGAACTGGTCGACCGGTACCGGGTCGGGCCGGGCACGGTCGCCAGAGTGATCGCTCAGCTCGCGGCGGAAGGCGTCGTCGAGACGCGGCCAGGCAGCGGCACCTTCGTCGCCACGCCGGCCCGGCACGCAGCAGCGCTTCCCGACTTCGGCTGGCAGACCGTTGCCCTGGCCGACCGGGCCGTCGACCCCGGACGGCCGCTCGACAACGCCTGGCCGCCCGGCACGATCCGCCTCGACGGCGGTTACCTGCACCAGTCCTTGCAGCCGGTCCGCGCCCTCAGCAGTGCCCTCGCCCGCGCCGCGCGCCGGCCCGATGCCTGGGACCGTGCGCCGGTGAACGGGTTGCAGTCGTTGCGAGCCGTCTTCGCCGCCTGGTGCGGACCGAGCGTCGCGCCGGACGACGTACTGGTCACCGGCGGCGGTCAGAGTGCGCTGTCGATCGCCTTCCGCGCGATCGCCGCTCCGGGCAGTCCGGTGCTCGTCGAGTCACCGACCTACCCCGGCGCACTCGCCGCCGCTCGCGCCGCCGGTCTGCGCCCGGTGCCGGTGCCGACCGACGCCGAGGGCCTGCGACCCGACCTGCTCGCGGAGGCATTCGCCCGGTCCGGCGCCCGGGTGCTCTACTGCCAGCCGACGTACCAGAACCCGACCGGCGCGGTGCTGTCGGCGGATCGCCGGCGTCAGGTGGTGGAGGTCGCCCGGGCGGCGGGCGCGTTCGTGATCGAGGACGACTTCGCCCGTTTCCTCGGCCACGGTGGTCCGGTCGCCCCACCCGGCCCGCTGCTCAGCGACGATCGCGACGGAACCGTGGTCCTGGTGACCTCGTTGACCAAACCGGCCGCACCGAGCCTGCGGATCGGCGCACTGGTCGCCCGCGGTCCGGTGCGCGAGCGACTGCGTGCCATCCGGCAGGTCGACGACTTCTTCGTCCCCCGCCCGTTGCAGGAAGCGGCTCTCGAACTGATCAGCTCGCCGGCCTGGGAGCGCCACCTGAAAACCCTCGCGACCGCGCTACGTCAACGCTGCCACACGGTCGTCACCGCCTTGGCCGAGCAGCGGCCGGACTGGGCCGTCGACCACCTCCCGGCCGGCGGCCTGCACATCTGGGTGCGGATCCAGACCGACGACCCAGCGGTGGCCGAGGCGGCGCGCGATCTCGGCGTCGCCGTGAGCGCCGGCAGCCGGTACTTCGCCGCCGAGCGCCCCGGCTCCTGGCTGCGCCTCAACTTCGCCGCCACCGCCGACCTCACCGACCTCGTCACCGCCGCCCACCGCCTGGCCCCAGCCAGCCCGTTGCGATGA